Proteins encoded in a region of the Photobacterium angustum genome:
- a CDS encoding C69 family dipeptidase, whose protein sequence is MKKITLLSALITSAITVPAFACTTILVGNQATTDGSFIVARNEDYQATNAKQFIYHPAEAKQKADFKSNANDFTYPAAENALEYTSLSDFDTHGTSMGEAGFNSAGIGMSATETIYNGTQALAVDPYVTKTGIGEDAIENVILPRVKTAKEGVELLGKIIEKQGASEGFGVAFVDKTGIWYLETGSGHQWMAQKIPADKYFVSANQGRLTTYKPHNPDYLASPTLVSFAEQHALYTPVTGEAFNFHKAYSQDTKNDQTYNYPRVWTLQHMYTKGLNTKITQGESFPVFLKPSHKLSVADVEQGLRNHYQGTSHDPYANSNPKEAYRPISVFRTQESHILQVRPNLPIAIGETEYMAYGMTALSVYIPYYQGMTEVPKALTIGTDKADNLSANWQFRKLQTIAMTNWNEFSPIVQKAYQQFEQQTAVKQQELEKQYLAIYKKQPKQAQALINQFEQKTVDNALALTNELTNTLLTKMTHNTDMLYHFEGA, encoded by the coding sequence ATGAAAAAGATAACGTTACTTTCCGCACTTATTACTTCAGCTATTACTGTACCAGCTTTTGCCTGCACGACCATCTTAGTAGGTAACCAAGCAACAACTGATGGGTCTTTTATTGTCGCACGTAATGAAGACTATCAAGCCACTAATGCAAAACAGTTTATCTACCATCCCGCTGAAGCTAAACAAAAAGCTGATTTCAAATCTAACGCCAATGACTTTACTTATCCTGCCGCAGAAAATGCACTGGAATACACTTCATTGTCAGATTTTGACACCCATGGTACCAGTATGGGTGAAGCTGGATTTAACTCTGCTGGGATTGGTATGTCTGCAACCGAAACCATTTATAACGGTACTCAAGCACTCGCGGTTGATCCGTACGTAACCAAAACAGGTATTGGTGAAGATGCGATTGAAAATGTCATTTTGCCACGTGTAAAAACAGCTAAAGAAGGCGTTGAACTGTTAGGTAAGATCATTGAGAAACAAGGCGCATCTGAAGGCTTTGGTGTTGCCTTCGTCGATAAAACCGGTATTTGGTATTTAGAAACTGGCAGTGGTCACCAATGGATGGCACAAAAGATCCCAGCCGATAAATATTTCGTTTCTGCGAACCAAGGTCGATTAACTACCTATAAACCGCATAACCCAGATTATTTAGCTTCTCCAACACTAGTTAGCTTTGCCGAACAACATGCTTTATACACTCCTGTTACAGGAGAGGCTTTCAACTTCCACAAAGCTTACTCGCAAGATACCAAGAATGATCAAACGTACAATTACCCTCGCGTTTGGACGTTACAACATATGTATACAAAAGGCTTAAATACCAAGATAACGCAAGGTGAGAGTTTCCCTGTCTTTTTAAAACCAAGCCATAAATTATCTGTTGCAGATGTTGAACAAGGGCTACGAAACCACTATCAAGGTACGTCACACGACCCATACGCGAATAGCAATCCTAAAGAAGCATACCGACCAATATCTGTATTTAGAACTCAAGAATCACACATATTGCAAGTTCGTCCTAATCTGCCTATCGCTATCGGTGAAACCGAATACATGGCATACGGGATGACAGCACTCAGCGTTTATATTCCTTACTATCAAGGTATGACAGAGGTGCCTAAAGCATTAACCATTGGCACAGATAAAGCAGACAACCTATCTGCTAACTGGCAATTCCGTAAGTTACAAACCATTGCCATGACCAACTGGAATGAGTTCTCGCCAATTGTTCAAAAAGCCTATCAACAATTTGAGCAGCAAACGGCCGTTAAGCAACAAGAGCTTGAAAAGCAGTACCTTGCGATATACAAAAAACAACCTAAACAAGCACAAGCATTAATCAATCAATTCGAACAAAAAACAGTTGATAACGCATTGGCATTAACCAATGAATTAACCAATACCTTATTAACAAAAATGACCCATAACACCGATATGCTGTATCACTTTGAAGGCGCATAA
- a CDS encoding cytochrome-c peroxidase, whose translation MRILLTFLSLIVLVFIPCSALAKTSEQQAQITLGRYLFNDVRLSKLGNRSCGLCHAVDLGWTNRFSKVPDINGNPTTLNTPALLNVAQYDQFMQSREGLQTLEQAILLPLFGTTPTEMGMTEPLLLQRLQQASDIYTPLFEASYQSADITTQKVIDALAKYVETIQSVDTPYHRYLSGDTDALNKEQKLGLALFNSDRLKCSQCHGGELLNTPKNNTDPLYVSTGLYGIKNKDGKYLYPENERGKASFSHKESDDGKYRIPSLINVSETAPWGHDGSVQSLEQYIEHYAAGGRMLTIGKNAGDGRYHLNKDNKISGFSLSNKEKKALVAFLNSLTINRLPAQQHQDPFCQLVPLKNKKDSPNCLPPFKVKS comes from the coding sequence ATGCGAATACTACTCACCTTTCTTAGCCTTATTGTTCTTGTCTTTATCCCTTGTTCTGCATTGGCAAAAACAAGTGAGCAACAAGCTCAGATCACCTTAGGCCGCTATTTATTTAATGATGTTCGCTTATCAAAGCTCGGCAATCGCAGCTGTGGCCTTTGCCATGCTGTCGATCTTGGTTGGACAAATCGATTTAGCAAAGTTCCTGATATCAATGGCAACCCAACAACGCTAAACACGCCAGCATTACTTAATGTTGCCCAATATGACCAATTCATGCAAAGTCGCGAAGGATTACAGACACTAGAACAAGCTATTTTGTTGCCTTTATTTGGCACAACCCCAACAGAAATGGGGATGACAGAGCCGTTATTATTACAACGTTTACAACAAGCGTCTGATATCTATACCCCACTATTTGAAGCCAGTTATCAATCAGCAGATATCACAACCCAGAAAGTCATTGACGCATTAGCGAAGTATGTAGAAACAATTCAAAGTGTTGATACGCCCTATCACCGTTATTTATCTGGTGATACTGATGCGCTAAATAAAGAGCAAAAGCTAGGATTAGCACTGTTCAATAGTGATCGCCTAAAGTGCTCACAGTGCCATGGTGGCGAGCTATTAAATACCCCTAAAAACAACACCGATCCACTTTATGTCAGCACAGGGTTGTACGGTATAAAAAATAAAGATGGTAAATACTTATACCCTGAAAATGAACGTGGCAAAGCCAGTTTTAGCCATAAAGAAAGTGACGACGGAAAATACCGTATACCTTCATTGATCAATGTGAGCGAAACAGCACCTTGGGGGCATGATGGCAGCGTACAATCACTCGAGCAGTATATTGAACATTATGCTGCCGGTGGACGAATGCTGACGATAGGAAAAAATGCAGGAGATGGTCGTTATCATCTCAATAAAGACAACAAGATCTCAGGCTTTAGTTTATCGAATAAAGAGAAAAAAGCGCTCGTTGCTTTTCTCAACAGCTTAACCATAAATCGACTACCAGCACAGCAACACCAAGATCCCTTTTGCCAGTTAGTCCCATTAAAAAATAAAAAAGACAGCCCGAACTGTCTTCCACCTTTTAAAGTGAAGTCATGA
- a CDS encoding nitroreductase family protein, with the protein MNSPILDDLNWRYTTKSYDPNKTISAENIAIISEALRLSASSINSQPWRFIILESDDAKQRFSNTFETKFLANKPHATNASHIILFTHNPHYSIEDFEAVIDKNILDGRIKPEKKDDAVSKFSFADLYTEPSGYNANWTKAQLYLAFGNILHVLARLKIDSTPLEGIDVKRVEKEFSQELDGFSCPVALAIGYHDESDFNARLPKSRMPLETVVHKI; encoded by the coding sequence ATGAACAGCCCTATTTTAGATGACTTAAATTGGCGTTATACCACCAAGAGTTACGATCCTAATAAAACCATCTCAGCAGAAAATATTGCCATTATTTCAGAAGCACTACGCTTATCAGCATCATCAATCAACTCGCAGCCATGGCGCTTTATTATTTTAGAATCAGATGATGCTAAACAACGATTTAGCAATACCTTTGAGACTAAGTTTTTAGCCAATAAACCTCACGCAACTAACGCCAGCCATATCATTTTATTTACTCACAACCCTCATTATTCGATTGAAGATTTTGAAGCTGTGATAGATAAAAATATTCTTGATGGCCGAATTAAACCAGAGAAAAAAGACGATGCAGTGAGCAAGTTTAGCTTTGCGGATTTATACACCGAGCCGAGTGGTTACAATGCTAATTGGACAAAAGCACAACTGTATCTTGCTTTCGGTAATATTCTGCATGTTCTTGCACGATTAAAAATAGACTCAACACCACTTGAAGGTATTGACGTAAAACGTGTTGAGAAAGAATTCAGCCAAGAGTTAGATGGCTTCTCATGCCCTGTCGCACTAGCGATTGGCTACCATGATGAATCTGATTTTAATGCTCGTTTACCTAAATCTCGTATGCCATTAGAAACTGTTGTTCATAAAATCTAA
- a CDS encoding GyrI-like domain-containing protein, whose translation MEVVEVKGFEIQGLVLRTRNEIEMNPETANIPKHVEYVDANLVINYQSGARAYSVYCNYESDVDGYFDVLMGADEISSSNVALSSVSVLSGSYLKFESEGEFPAAVIAAWQSVWSYFASSNCAHERAYTTDFEHYESASKVSVYIALK comes from the coding sequence ATGGAAGTTGTTGAAGTAAAAGGTTTTGAAATCCAAGGTTTAGTTCTAAGAACCCGCAATGAAATTGAGATGAATCCTGAAACGGCGAATATACCAAAACATGTTGAATACGTTGATGCGAACTTAGTCATCAATTATCAATCGGGGGCAAGGGCTTATAGTGTCTACTGCAATTACGAGTCTGATGTTGATGGCTACTTTGATGTTTTGATGGGGGCGGATGAAATATCCTCTTCAAATGTTGCGCTGTCATCGGTATCTGTTCTATCTGGCTCTTACCTTAAGTTTGAATCCGAAGGTGAGTTTCCTGCTGCCGTTATCGCCGCGTGGCAGTCTGTTTGGTCGTACTTTGCTTCTTCTAATTGTGCGCATGAAAGGGCTTATACAACAGATTTTGAGCATTACGAAAGTGCTAGTAAAGTTAGCGTCTACATTGCGCTGAAATAA